From the Streptomyces sp. Tu 2975 genome, one window contains:
- a CDS encoding RNB domain-containing ribonuclease — protein sequence MPRRHMKATGAAEAPLRAALRELRTTLDVPGDFPAAVLAEAETAVRTPRLPAEDATDIPLFTIDPPGSVDLDQAMHLARRDGGYRVHYAIADVAAFVTPGSALDAEAHRRVQTLYFPDGKVPLHPPGLSEGAASLLPGQSAPALLWRLDLDAEGRPVTTDVRRALVRSRARLDYEGAQRQIDTGTAEEPLALLKDIGTLREALEVERGGISLNVPEQEVTERDGGYVLEYRAPRPADDWNAQISLLTGMAAAGLMTASGTGILRTLPTAPDGAVARLRRSAKALHVDWPHHVSYADLVRSLDPREPRNAAFLQECTTLLRGAGYTAFTGGVLPVPAVHAAVAAEYTHCTAPLRRLVDRYAGELCLAAVAGQEPPEWVTTALDTLPKEMAEGGRRGNTVERECLDIVEAIVLRDRIGEVFDAVVVDVKENDPAAGTVHLEEPAVVARVEGGDGALPLGERLRVRLTEADPGRATVRFTPA from the coding sequence ATGCCCCGCCGCCACATGAAAGCGACCGGCGCAGCCGAGGCCCCGCTGCGCGCCGCCCTGCGTGAGCTGCGCACGACGCTCGACGTGCCGGGGGACTTCCCGGCAGCGGTCCTCGCCGAGGCAGAGACCGCTGTCAGGACCCCGCGGCTGCCCGCCGAGGACGCCACGGACATCCCCTTGTTCACCATCGACCCGCCCGGCTCCGTCGACCTCGACCAGGCGATGCACCTCGCCCGCCGCGACGGGGGCTATCGCGTCCACTATGCGATCGCCGACGTCGCCGCCTTCGTCACGCCCGGCTCCGCGCTGGACGCAGAGGCCCACAGGAGGGTGCAGACGCTGTACTTCCCCGACGGGAAGGTCCCCCTCCACCCGCCCGGTCTCTCCGAGGGGGCCGCCAGCCTGCTGCCCGGTCAGAGCGCCCCCGCGCTGCTGTGGCGGCTCGATCTCGACGCGGAGGGACGTCCCGTCACCACGGACGTGCGCCGGGCGCTCGTACGCAGCCGGGCCAGGCTGGACTACGAGGGAGCGCAGCGGCAGATCGACACCGGCACGGCCGAGGAACCGCTCGCCCTCCTCAAGGACATCGGCACCCTGCGCGAGGCGCTCGAGGTCGAACGCGGCGGGATCTCCCTCAACGTTCCCGAGCAGGAGGTCACCGAGCGGGACGGCGGGTACGTCCTCGAGTACCGCGCCCCGCGCCCCGCCGACGACTGGAACGCGCAGATCTCGCTGCTCACCGGCATGGCCGCCGCCGGCCTCATGACCGCGTCGGGCACCGGCATCCTGCGCACCCTGCCGACCGCCCCGGACGGGGCCGTGGCGCGGCTGCGCCGCTCGGCGAAGGCCCTGCACGTCGACTGGCCCCACCACGTCTCGTACGCCGACCTCGTCCGCTCCCTCGACCCGCGCGAGCCGCGCAACGCGGCGTTCCTCCAGGAGTGCACGACGCTGTTGCGCGGCGCCGGGTACACGGCGTTCACCGGCGGGGTGCTTCCGGTGCCGGCCGTCCACGCGGCGGTCGCCGCCGAGTACACGCACTGCACCGCGCCGCTGCGCCGGCTCGTCGACCGGTACGCGGGTGAGCTGTGCCTCGCCGCCGTCGCGGGGCAGGAGCCGCCGGAGTGGGTGACCACCGCCCTGGACACCCTCCCCAAGGAGATGGCCGAGGGCGGCCGGCGCGGCAACACCGTCGAACGCGAGTGCCTCGACATCGTCGAAGCGATCGTGCTGCGGGACCGGATCGGGGAGGTCTTCGACGCGGTCGTCGTCGACGTGAAGGAGAACGACCCGGCGGCCGGTACCGTCCACCTCGAGGAACCGGCCGTCGTGGCGCGAGTCGAAGGCGGCGACGGCGCGCTGCCGCTGGGGGAGCGGCTGAGGGTGCGGCTCACCGAGGCCGACCCGGGACGGGCGACGGTGCGGTTCACGCCGGCGTGA